ATGGTTGAAAAGCTAATAAAAAAAATTGCTGACGGAATTTGGAGCACAATGCTCCTAATTGAACAAAAGGGATTCGGCAAAATATATGCCTATGAGATAAATGGTTTTGGAAGTTTTAATTTGATGGATGACGCAAATGTTCCCTCATTACTTTCAATGGGTTATCTGGATACAAGAAGCCTAAATGACGAAATCTATAGAAATACGCGAAAATTTGTTCTTTCATCCGAGAACCCCTTCTTCTTCAAAGGCAAAGTGGCCGAAGGCATTGGCGGCCCGCATGTGGGTATGGATTATATCTGGCCGATGAGTATCATCATGAGAGCACTGACCAGCAATGATGATAAAGAAATAAAGATGTGCTTGGATATGTTGCAGAAGACCCATGCCGGCACCGGTTTCATGCATGAATCGTTTCATAAGGACGATGCCACAAAATTCACCCGCAAGTGGTTTGCCTGGGCCAACACGCTTTTTGGAGAATTAATATGGAAAATCTATAAAGAAAGAAGACATTTGCTGAATTGATCTTTTATGAAGACGCTGCTTTTTACCTCCATTTTCGCTTTAATTGCCTTGCTTATGCCTTCCAGTCTTAAGAAACGGGTCATCTTTTTCGGGGATTCCATTACCGAAGCGGGGGTACATCCGGGCGGGTATATCCTGCGGATGGATTCGATGATCACAAAGCAGGGCCTTGGCGACCGTTTTGAATTGCTGGGATCGGGGGTTAGCGCCAATAAAGTGTATGATCTTTTTCTGCGTATGGAAGATGATGTGCTGAAAAGGGAACCGTCCATTGTGGTGATCTATATCGGGGTGAATGATGTGTGGCATAAACGTACCGGTGGCACCGGCACCGATGCGGATAAGTTTGAACGGTTTTACGAGGCTATTATAAAAAGACTGTCAGATAAGAACATCAAAGCAGTACTCTGCACGCCGGCAGTGATCGGGGAGAAGACAGACTTCAGCAACGAACAGGACGGCGACCTGAATAAATACAGCAATATCATAAGGGATATTGCTGCCAGAAATAACCTGCCCCTGGTTGACCTCCGCAAAGCCTTCCTGGATTATAACCTGAAGAACAATCCCGGCAATAAAGAGTACGGTATCCTTACCACCGACCGGGTTCACCTGAATGCCCGCGGGAACCAGCTGGTTGCGGAAGAAATGTTAAAAATCATACTGGCCTTATAATTCACTGCTGAACCTTTTATTGTCTTTAAAAAAGATTTATCTTCAACTTCTGCTTACCTGGTCCCCACAGCCTTTACTCACCAACAAAACAAACGCCATGAAGATCATTCAAAAACAAGTGCTGTGGCTGTTATCAGCGATCCTGATCACGGTTTCGGCCTGTACCTCCAAAACAGAAAAAGAAGAAAAGCCGCCGCTGGTAGCGCTGGAAGATTTTTTCAAAAATGCCGATAAGACCGGCTGGCAGATATCTCCCGACGGGGAATACATTTCTTACCGCTCCAATCATCTGGGTCATATGAATGTATTTGTTCGGAGGATATCGGATTCGGTTGGCATCCCGGTAACCTTCGATTCGGTAAGGCCTATTTTTCAATATCAGTGGAAGGGCAACCGCATATTATACCTGCAGGATGTAGGGGGGGATGAGAACTTCCAGTTGTTCTCGGTATCCATTGACGGGAAAGACCAGAAAGCATTGACACCCTTCCCCAAGGTGCGGACAATGATACTGAACGACCTCCGGTATGTACCAGGTAAAGAAAAGGAAGTGATGATACAAATGAATAAGCGGGATACCCGTTATTTTGATCCCTACAGCATCAATATAGAAAGCGGGGAATTGAAGGAACTGTATAAGAATGATAAGAACTTCGAAAGCTGGTATACCGATCACAACGGGGTGATCCGGCTTGCGACCAA
This sequence is a window from Chitinophagaceae bacterium. Protein-coding genes within it:
- a CDS encoding G-D-S-L family lipolytic protein is translated as MKTLLFTSIFALIALLMPSSLKKRVIFFGDSITEAGVHPGGYILRMDSMITKQGLGDRFELLGSGVSANKVYDLFLRMEDDVLKREPSIVVIYIGVNDVWHKRTGGTGTDADKFERFYEAIIKRLSDKNIKAVLCTPAVIGEKTDFSNEQDGDLNKYSNIIRDIAARNNLPLVDLRKAFLDYNLKNNPGNKEYGILTTDRVHLNARGNQLVAEEMLKIILAL